The region ACAGACGCTTTTTCCACCAGCTTGTATCGAGCCAGCTGGACGTGGATCGTCTTGATTACCTGAACCGCGACAGCTTCTATACGGGCGTTTACGAAGGTAAGATCGGAGCCGACCGTATTATTAAGATGCTGGATGTGGCTAACGACAAGCTGGTGGTGGAGGAAAAGGCCATCTATAGCATCGAGAACTTCCTGGTGAGCCGCCGCCTGATGTACTGGCAGGTGTACCTGCACAAGACCGTGATCAGTGCCGAGAATATGGTGCTGCGCGTGGTGCAGCGGGCCAGGGAGCTGATGCAGCGTGGCGTGGATGTGCCGGCAAGTCCCTGCCTCCGCTTCTTTCTCTCTTCTGACCTGACGATGGATGACTTTAAGCGCGACAAAAGTATATTGAGCCGCTTCGTTTCCCTCGACGACCACGACATCTGGAGCGGTATAAAGGAGTGGGCTATGCACCCGGACTTTATACTTTCATACCTGGCCCAAAGTATACTGAGCCGCAAGCTTTTTAAAGTGTTCATCTCTGCCAAACCCATAGATCCGGACATGATGCTGGGTATAAAGGAGCTGGTGCAGGAGAAATATAACCTGGAGGAAGAGGAGGTAAAATACCTCATGATCTCAGGCAAGATTGGCAACAACGCCTATGACGTGGAGGGCCAGACGATCGATATGCTCACCAAATCGGGCTATGTGGTAGACGTAGCCGAGGCCTCTGACCTGCCTAACATTCGCGCCCTGAGCTATAAGGTAGAGAAGCATTTTGTCTGTTATCCTAAGGAAGTGGCGCATTTGTAGTGACACATTAGTTCCAACCGCCCCAGCCTTTCAGAAACTGTGTATTCTAAGCACCTCGCGGTGTCCGGAGGTCCCGCGAGTATCTGGCTGCTATACCGGGTCCAACCACCCCTACCCCTCCCCCGGAACAAGTCCGGGATCCAAGACTTGTCTAAGGAGGGGAGCCTGTCATTACTGCTGCTAAAGTATAGGTTTCATAGTTGCTGCCGTTGCGCGGACAAGTCACGACCTGTCCCTACAAGTATGAAACCGCTCCTCCCGAGAGGAATTGTCACCCCACCCAACCCTCCCCTAAGAACAGGGGAGGGAGTTTGGTTCCTATTGTATAGCCGTGGCTATCGAATGATTCCCAGTCCTTGGGTTGAGCGCCTTGTGAGATCCGGTGCCCTGAAAGGGCAGCGCCTTGGCGCAGGAGGGAACACAGCGCGATGCCCGAAGACGAGCCCTCTCGGGCTTGAGAGCAGAAAGCCAGAAATGAAACAAGTTGGTTGTAAAGCCGTGGATGAACGGCAGCTAAAAAGGATAGCTTGGTTCAAGTTAAGACAAGCAGAGGCTAGAGGTAGGCACAAGCGGACGCCTGCGCCAGAGAAGTTTAAAACAAGGCTTTTCAAGCCAGTCGGGTTACAAACTCGACATCATAGCAGGGCACGGGTTGCAAACCCGCGCCAGCGAAAGGTGCGAGTGAAGGATGGAAGTATAGCTGAAGTGTAAAAGTATAGCTCAAGTATAAAGTATAGCCAAAGCAAGTGTGGCTTAATAAGTCAGTCGAGTCACAGATTCAACATCATTGGGTAGACACTTATCTGGAGACTTACGCCAAGAAACAGGCAAGGGGATTGCAGTGGCACAGGCACAGGCCAGAGAGGGGCAGTAAAGCCGTGGATAAACAGCAAGCAGCCAGAAAAAACTAAATCACAGCTCCCATACTCCCAGAAATTCACTTATTACCTCTCCCGGAACATGATTCCTAAACTCTTGAATCATAAGGAAACACAAAACAAACCTCTCATACTTGTGTTCTACTCTTAGGCATTAAAAGAAAGGATAGTACCTCCCTCACAAAGTATAAGCAGGAAGCAGCATACGAAGGCGGGATTTTTTGTTAAGTTTGCACCCCCAAAGCACTGGCGTTTTTGAGTTTTTGCTCTAATTTTACAACATGGAATTTACTGTTCAACAGATAGCTGACCTGCTGCAGGGCAAGGTAGAGGGAGATAGCTCTGTCAAGGTCAGCACCTTAGCCAAAATCGAGGAAGCTCAGGCGGGCGCCCTCGCTTTTCTTTCCAATCCGAAGTACGAGTCCTATTTATATAGTACCAGTGCCAGCGTTGTCATCGTTTCCGAGTCGTTGGAGCTTAAGAAGGCAACCGGCGCCACCCTTATCCGGGTGGCAGACCCCTATTCCAGTTTCTCCACCTTGCTGCACTACTACCAGACGGCACTGCTAGCCTCAAAAGTTGGCGTGGAAGAGCCTTGTTTTATGGGGCAGGGCAGCCAGATCGGCGAAAACCATTACCGCGGCGCCTTCTCCTACATTGGAAACAACTGTAAAATCGGCAGCAACGTGCGCATTTTCCCGCAGGCCTATATCGGGGATAATGTGCAGATCGGCGATAATACCACCATTTTTGCCGGTGTGAAGCTATATGCCAACACCGTGGTGGGCAGCAACTGCACCATCCACTCCGGCGCTGTGATCGGCAGCGACGGCTTCGGCTGGGCACCGCAGCCGGACGGCACTTACAAAGCAGTGCCTCAGATAGGCAACGTTGTGTTGGAGGATGATATCTCCATCGGAGCTAACACTGCCATTGATTGCGCCACCATGGGCGCTACCATCATCCGTAAAGGCTCTAAAATCGACAACCTGGTGCAGATCGCGCATAACGTAGAGGTAGGTACTGATACCGTGATCGCCTCCCAAACCGGCATATCCGGCTCTACCAAGATAGGCAACAACTGCGTGATAGCAGGCCAGGTGGGCGTGGTGGGCCATATTACCATCGCCAATAAAACCACGATCGGCGCCCAATCCGGTGTTTCTAAGTCGGTAAAGGAAGAAGGGCTGATCATACAGGGCTCCCCTGCCTTCGATTACAAGCAGAACCTGCGCGCCATGACCGTGTTCCGCAAACTGCCGGAGCTGCAACGCGAACTGGAAATACTAAAGGAGAAAGTATAAACCGGCACACTTAAAGGTATTTTAATTTCTCAGGAATTTCCTTTCCCTGCCCTCTAAGGGAAGGCAGGGAAAGGATTCCAGACTTACCCGAACAGCCTCTTAAGAAAGTATAAAATCAACACAAGGACTGGCCTTAACGGCCGTTTGGCTAGAACGCAACAATAAGCTACTGATCCTCTATTATACCTTGTATGTAGCCCCTGCCCACACGTACGGATACCAAGACGCTACTTTATCTATAAAAATTGGCAATACCCTATTTTATATCTTAAGTTTGCAGAGCCGAAGCACTGCCTGGTAAACGGGTGGCGCATTGTGCGGCAGCGGCGCATCTGCTTACGCATCAGAGGCAATAACACGACTACAAATACGTGAATGAACGATAAACAGCACACCATTAAGGCTCCGGTAACTGTATCGGGCATTGGGTTGCACACCGGCGTGGTTTCGAACATGACGTTCCGACCTGCCCCCATCAACCATGGACATAAATTCCAGCGCATCGATTTGCCTGGCAAGCCCACTGTGAACGTTGATGTGGACAATGTGGTGGACCTCTCCCGTGGAACCACTATTGAGCAGAACGGCGCCCGCGTCAACACCGTGGAACACACCCTGGCGGCGCTCGTTGGCCTGCAGATAGACAACGTACTCATAGAGCTGGACGGCCCGGAGCCCCCAATCATGGATGGCTCTTCCATTGAGTTTGTAAAAGCGCTGCACGAGGCGGGGCTGCAGGAGCAGAATGCACTACGCAACTTCTTCGAGATAACGCAAGGCCTTAGCTATAAGGATGATGCGCGTGGCGTGGAGATCGCCGCCCTGCCGCTGGATGACTA is a window of Pontibacter kalidii DNA encoding:
- a CDS encoding HD domain-containing protein, coding for MNKKKIFNDPVYGFITAPTELIFDIIEHPYFQRLRRVKQLGLTEMVYPGALHTRFHHALGAMHLMDTALQTLRSKNNEINDTEYEASLIAILLHDVGHGPFSHALETAIFKNVHHEHLSLHIMHLLNEHFGGRLALAIDIFTDNYHRRFFHQLVSSQLDVDRLDYLNRDSFYTGVYEGKIGADRIIKMLDVANDKLVVEEKAIYSIENFLVSRRLMYWQVYLHKTVISAENMVLRVVQRARELMQRGVDVPASPCLRFFLSSDLTMDDFKRDKSILSRFVSLDDHDIWSGIKEWAMHPDFILSYLAQSILSRKLFKVFISAKPIDPDMMLGIKELVQEKYNLEEEEVKYLMISGKIGNNAYDVEGQTIDMLTKSGYVVDVAEASDLPNIRALSYKVEKHFVCYPKEVAHL
- the lpxD gene encoding UDP-3-O-(3-hydroxymyristoyl)glucosamine N-acyltransferase — encoded protein: MEFTVQQIADLLQGKVEGDSSVKVSTLAKIEEAQAGALAFLSNPKYESYLYSTSASVVIVSESLELKKATGATLIRVADPYSSFSTLLHYYQTALLASKVGVEEPCFMGQGSQIGENHYRGAFSYIGNNCKIGSNVRIFPQAYIGDNVQIGDNTTIFAGVKLYANTVVGSNCTIHSGAVIGSDGFGWAPQPDGTYKAVPQIGNVVLEDDISIGANTAIDCATMGATIIRKGSKIDNLVQIAHNVEVGTDTVIASQTGISGSTKIGNNCVIAGQVGVVGHITIANKTTIGAQSGVSKSVKEEGLIIQGSPAFDYKQNLRAMTVFRKLPELQRELEILKEKV